A genome region from Yoonia vestfoldensis includes the following:
- a CDS encoding sirohydrochlorin chelatase, translating into MKTGVMICGHGSRSQSAVDEFAVLAEKLPAYLPDDWITDYGYLEFANPVIRDGLDRLRAAGCDRILAVPGMLFAAMHAKNDIPTVLNTYAAKHGISVNYGRELGIDPKMIAAAAGRVQEAVDRANVKHGPVALTDTCLVVIGRGASDPDANGNVAKIARMLQEGMGFGWCEIGYSGVTFPLVEPCLQHAAMLPYKRIIVFPYFLFSGILIDRIYGFTDQVAAEHPGIQFVKAGYLGDHPKVLETFAERILEQDSATPPPNCGICGYRAQVLALEDGHSHKISAADRSHPAFGAVPPATCVLCKYRTQVLGFESEVGAVQESHHHHVEGQGASAPGSNVADCALCDTFCTGMCRLIAQDHHHDHHHHDHDHHHAPYPHAKHPHGPESARKTLKR; encoded by the coding sequence ATGAAAACAGGCGTGATGATTTGTGGCCATGGCTCGCGCAGCCAATCGGCCGTTGATGAATTCGCCGTGCTGGCGGAAAAGCTGCCGGCCTATCTGCCAGACGATTGGATCACCGATTACGGCTATCTGGAATTCGCCAATCCGGTGATCCGCGACGGGCTGGACCGGCTGCGCGCAGCCGGTTGTGACCGGATTCTGGCGGTGCCGGGGATGCTGTTCGCCGCGATGCATGCCAAGAACGATATCCCCACCGTGCTGAACACCTATGCCGCCAAGCATGGCATCAGCGTGAATTATGGCCGCGAATTGGGCATCGACCCCAAGATGATCGCCGCCGCCGCTGGCCGCGTGCAAGAAGCCGTGGACCGCGCCAATGTCAAACACGGGCCAGTCGCGCTGACCGATACCTGCCTTGTCGTCATCGGGCGCGGGGCCTCTGACCCTGACGCCAATGGCAATGTCGCGAAAATCGCGCGGATGCTGCAGGAAGGCATGGGCTTTGGCTGGTGCGAAATCGGCTATTCCGGTGTCACCTTTCCCCTGGTTGAACCCTGCCTGCAACATGCCGCAATGCTGCCTTACAAGCGGATCATCGTCTTCCCCTATTTCTTGTTCTCGGGCATCCTGATCGACCGGATCTACGGGTTCACCGATCAGGTCGCCGCCGAACATCCGGGCATCCAGTTCGTCAAAGCCGGCTATCTGGGCGATCATCCCAAGGTGCTGGAAACCTTTGCCGAACGGATCCTGGAACAAGACAGCGCCACCCCGCCGCCCAATTGCGGCATCTGCGGGTATCGCGCGCAGGTCTTGGCGCTCGAGGATGGCCACAGCCACAAGATCAGCGCCGCCGACCGCAGCCATCCGGCCTTTGGCGCGGTGCCGCCCGCAACTTGCGTTTTGTGCAAATACCGCACGCAGGTGCTGGGCTTTGAATCCGAGGTCGGCGCCGTGCAGGAAAGCCACCACCACCATGTCGAAGGCCAAGGCGCCAGCGCGCCGGGGTCGAACGTGGCCGATTGCGCGCTGTGCGATACGTTCTGCACCGGCATGTGCCGCCTGATCGCGCAGGACCATCACCACGATCACCACCACCATGACCATGACCACCACCACGCGCCTTACCCCCATGCCAAACACCCGCATGGACCCGAAAGCGCGCGCAAGACGCTAAAGCGTTGA